The region GAAGGCGCAAATAAAATGTAGAGGGGGTCTCCAATCATATGCACATCACACCGACAGCTGCggcattttattttcactttctgATTGTGGGGAGGCAGAAAATCTTGTTTGACAAAGGATGAGTTCAGGGcatctttcttctgtttctttactTTATTCTAAAGTTAATTTTGATACTTGCAGTGAGAAAGTGTTCTGATCATACTGTCCTTCTATGCAACAACAGTTGTTGCTACTTACAgctatatttgtgttttcaaatgTCTGATTGCAGTAAATCTGTTACCAGTTAGGAATGTGAATGTTACTAACCATCATCAGATGTTCCATGTATTTTTGATGCTACAACCTTTAAGAATTAGCTATTTTTTCATATTGGATGTGGTGGAGCATTGTACTACGGTTTAGTATAGATAAtcaaaaatacaatatatatTAAAGGatttttcaaacagtttttctcACTAATAGTCCTCACCTACACTAGATAAAGGGGAAGCATTACTTAAAGGACTTGAAGGTTCATATTGACCCTGGAAATATTCTGACATAATTTTTTCAGAAACTTTAACAATATCCTTTATCTGCCGCTGGATTTTGCTCAGTTGTCTTGCATCCCTTCCTGCCATAACACTTATTCCCTACAAATGTAACCTTATAGCAACTAAAATACCATCATCTGCTGATGAAGAGATGCAAATGAAATGTCTGGCAGTGTATGAGGGATGGAAGTAGCCAAAATGCATTCATAAAAATGCAAGCAAGACAGTACATTTTGCAgaacaatggatttgaaatgaaacagggAGCGATAATAATCAAACAATTTGATTAACTTCAAGCCAGTTTGATTACAGAAGTCAGAATGTTGTGAAAATGGTGCAATGTTTATCCATTTGTCATTCACACAAGAAATGGGAGGaacaaaaaatatgtgaaaacaaCGGAAGCAGTAAAAATGGTCACAATTCAGAAATGGCAGTTATTGAATGTATGTGAATTGAAAATTTGACTCGATGGAAATTGTATTTCAGTACATTTGctcaaataaatgtttaagaGTTTGTGTTACTTTCCGCTGTCTGCCACTTTTCACAACACCTAACCTTACATTTATAGTTTACAGCAAGCGATTTTGTAAGCAAATTCCTCCATTTGTCAATTAACGTCCTTTTTACTGCTCCAATTTTTCGAATTaacatgcatttttcttttttttttttttttgcttgtgccCTTCATAAAAATAGATAAtggttttgatatttttctgacagaaaagtGCGACAAAGATggcatgtgtgtgcgtgacaGAAAGATGATAGTGGGGagaatgtaaaacatgtcagtTTTATATCCAGTAAggcaatgttttgttttttttattgttcccTTTATTTTTCCTTCAATTAAAGGGTATCCTGTTGAACAAAACCACTGGAGTTTGGTGTCATCTTGTAACTGAGACAAATCATGTTTTCTATTAATATGCTAAATAATTTGAAGCCGTGGTTAAGTTTTGACAGATTATTCTACACAGACCCTGAACCTTTGATGCCAGGTCGGTAGAGGTCGCTCACATTAAAGCAGATCCTTAACACACCTGGAGGTCTCAGTCTACTTCCGGGTCATCGTCCAATCCTGCCGTGAGAAGATGCGTTCTGATAGGAGTTAGATTTATCACTTACATGTAGTCTACAACTAGTATTAGAGGTTGGAATCTGTTGTATTTGTGTTGGCTATTTTTTCCATACAAGCTACTTTTCCTTTAGCTGTGAGCAGTGTCTCGTGAACATGGCTCCGACCATTCAGACACAAGCTCAACGTGAAGACGGCCACAGGTACGTTCAAAACTGCGTTTACAAGTTGGTTCACGTAACTGCTGGTCTGTTTTGGGTGATTTTAAATGATGTTGTGAAGTTCATGTGAAAACAGCTGCGAGTTAAGTAGGCTACTCGTGTTTTCTGTTGTATGTAACATTAGCCAACAATACCCTTTAGCCAGCTagctaaaacaaaaaagcttGACTTATCCTAGCCTGTTTGCTAATATGATTTAGCGTGCTTAGCTTAATAATTTAGCATTAATAAGCGCGATAGTCCACATGTAACTTTCCGTTGAGTGGTAGTGACGTAAAATATaggaaattaaacagaaaactttgtgtTAGCTTTGGTATAAGTTAACTTGTGTGGATACTAATAGTAAATTGACGGAAAACGCATCTGGAACATTGCTAACATTTGGAGCACTAAGTATATTAATATAGCCCCTAAAGATAGTATGGATAATTAAATTACTGTGGTGTATAGATATAACATCGCTACTGTATAATatgagtttttatttatttgttattccCTCTTCTTTGTTTCTTCCCCGTGAAAACATACTACACACAAACACGATCTAATCACAATCTACTAATCGTGTCCGTCTCTTCCAATGTAGCCACATTACTCAGGCTCTACTTTACTGTCATGACTTAATCTGCAAGTTATTTCAGTTTTGTCCTATGCtgttatgtttatatttttcatactatattgcaaaaataaataaaaaatagacagTGGTGTAACAGCCAGTCTTTGACAGAACTTTATAACCCTttaactccaagcagtttctgtgcattgttttgtttctgttataTTTTAGCATACTCAGGCTCAGTTTAACCTCTTTGTAAACAGCACAATTATGGTTAGAAGTattaaaaatatactttttgCAGAATAAAAGTTACAGTgagataaaacatttttgaaaattcttGTAGTTAATTTTGTTGATCTGACCAAAATTGAAAAAGCATgactaatattattattttgtttatctatttatttttttgtggaatttttttcaatgagacatgtagaataaaatgattttaatgaaatgccaaaattttttttgcttagattttgttcatttttggtcacacaaaATATGactattctttttgtttttacaattcGTGGCTCCAAAATCTTAGTGACACTATCTTATTTACACAGTAGTTCAGAGTGTGTTTTAGACCATCATGAAAGATATTCAAACACTTGATAAGGTAtcacttttgtcttgtttttgtattgcTTTTGCTATGGTCAGTTGAAACATCTCCCTCAATATTTTTCATAAAGTCCAGGCAGGAAATGAACTTCATTTGCAAAAAGCGAATAAACACAAAAGTATGGTTCTTCGGTGGCCTGAACATTGTAAACAAGCAAATTCTCAGTTGaaattaaaatatacaaacaaaaacGTGAACACATTTCACAAATGTCTGTTTCCTTTTACAGTAGGCCGTCCTCTCACAGAACTGTCCCTGAGAGGTGAGTAGATTTAACAcctttttgtatttgttgtccTGCGCAGTCAATTGAGGTGTACTTCAGGTATGTGAAAGTTGCTGGCTGACTACAATTGCATTTTTCTCTCTAATTTTATGCCCATCACAGGTCAGGAGTTGTCTGTCGAGTGAAATACTGCAACAGCTTGCCTGACATCCCATTTGATCCCAAATTCATCACCTATCCATTTGATCAGCACAGGTAATACTCACCCAGCTGTCTCTGCATTCACTGTCCATCAATATATCCAtctaaacacagacacaaaacatctgtctgtctgttgtggcAGGTTTGTTCAGTATAAAGCCACATCTCTCGAGAAGCAACACAAGCATGAGCTTCTGACTGAGCCAGACCTCGGAGTCACCATTGATCTCATCAACCCAGACACCTACCGCATAGACCCCAACAGTAAGTCTGGAGTTGTGGTCTCATACCACATGCTGTTCTTTATTTAAACTTTTGTGTTTTATCAACTGACTGTGAAGACTGAGCCAgtctttcaatttttttcagttctgTTAGACCCTGCTGATGAAAAACTGTTGGAAGAAGACATCCAGGCTCCATCCAGTTCAAAGAGGTAAGGCCACTGAATATGCAGCTTCATCTGTCAGATTCCTCTGaaagttttattctttttaaaaatgcttttgttttcctccCCATTAGGTCACAGCAGCATGCCAAAGTGGTGCCATGgatgagaaaaacagaataCATTTCCACAGAGTTTAACAGATACGGCGTTTCTAATGAGAAAGTGGAAGTCAAGTAAGTTGGATAAATGGGCTCACCTTGAAATTTCCTGACAACCAAACTATATAAGCatattatacatatatttaatgtGTGAGTAGTTACCCAAGCTAAATGTGTTACGTGTTTAGGATCGGAGTGTCTGTCAAGCAGCAGTTTACAGAAGAAGAGATCTACAAGGACAGAGACAGTCAGATCTCTGCTATTGAAAAGACATTTGAGGATGCACAGAAATCGGTGAGTGAGAATATGAGTAAACGCTTTGTTTAGCATCCTGTATATTTCAAACAATGCAGACATTAAAATGGACAGTAGTTTAATCCTGGGTGTTGAAACCTTTGTGCCTATGCACTCCACTTTTGGGAATTGCAGGAAAATTTCCCCCAAATATTGGGACGATGCAGCAAggcatttctttttccacacCTTTTGCTAAGGCATTTTCTGTGTagtgtgatgttttttgtgagtGTCATCTGCAAATCAGCACATAAATGCATAATGGAAAAATATTCCCAGTCAGTGGGGATTGCTATGATATGTAAATATGaggttcttttctttttttttttaatctccagATTGCACAGCACTACAGTAAACCCAGAGTtactcctgtggaggtattacCTGTGTTCCCTGACTTCAAGGTGAGCTAACTGCTTCAGAGGAAAGGTTTTGCTCAGTTTAAGGTAGTTTTTGTGTCTGCATGAATGATTTAAAACTACATGCCACATGCACTGCAGTctcacaaagaaaaataataacaaacagCCAACAATATTGTACCACAAATGTATATAGActaggaaaaaaatatttctcttgtttttgtgtgttaaatgtaCAACAACTGACAAAATAGCTTGTGGCATATTTAGGTAATCATATTTTGTACACTTTCTCTTTGCCCAGATGTGGATCAATCCATGTGCTCAAGTCATCTTTGACTCTGATCCTGCACCTAAAGACATATCAGGGCCAGCAGGAGTGGAAATGATGTCTCAGGCCATGATCAGGTATTTACAAAAGACATGTTCTCTGTGCGTTTCTCTGTCAGCATCAGCGTTTTTGCATTAACATCAATTAATGTTTTGTGTAATACAGAGGTATGATGGATGAGGAAGGAAACCAGTTTGTGGCCTACTTCCTGCCCAATGAAGACACACTTCGCAAGCGCAAGAGAGACTGCGATGAGGGGGTGGATTATATGCCAGAAGATCTGTAAGTAAAAATAATGCATCAAGAGAAAAATCAggatttgttgaattttttttttttgcatggaaTGACAACTGCTACTTGTTCCATTTGCttgctttgttttaaaaaaaaaaatcttagcaGCAGAAATATTACTTAGATTTGTAGCATGTAAATACtaatgtattttcttttctgtgtttcagaTATGATTACAAGATCGCTCGGGAGTACAACTGGAATGTCAAAAACAAAGCCAGCAAGGGTTATGAGGAGAACTACTTCTTTATCTTCAGAGATGGAGATGGTGTTTACTACAATGAGTTGGAGACAAGGTACGTACTCATCATAAATATTAGCTGTGCAGCTTGATATGAGTGGAAGATATGGCACTTTGATGGGAATATTTGTAAGTTGAAGGTGTTTGCTTTGGTTAGACAGTTTGTTGTTTGGGGTGTTGGTGGGGATGATGTCCAAAACAAGCATTATGATCAGTACCGACTTATTATCATAGCTGGGGCTCTATGGGAAAATGTTTGGCCAAGTCTTTTGACAGCATTTACTCTGACCTGCAGGGTGCGTTTGAGCAAGAGAAGAGCCAAGGCTGGAGCACAGTCGACCACAAATGCTGTGCTGGTGTGTAAGcacagagacatgaatgaaaagGAGCTGGAAGCCCAGGTgaacatctttattttttatgtttgtgtacATGTAGTAATTTATACAAACTTGACTGGTGTACCACTTTTCTGGACAGTAGTTTGTTGGTGAGCGTATCATTTGGAGTTGTGATTAGTGATTGCTAAAGGTACAGACTACAAGATGTCATTGAGATTAAGAATAATATAGAAGTGTAGGTAGTCATGTGGGATTTATAATAGATTCAATTTATAATATTGGTCAAATACAAGTGGTTCTTCTGCCACACGTTGCAATTACCTAACAGTAATTAGCTACAGCGCAACAAGAATACTTGTATGAACAGTGACTTGTGAATAATactattttaaaaactgtaatgtggtcagtgtgtggtgtgtgcatgaAAAGATACTTATTATATATGATTATTATTGCAGACATACGTAATAATGCTATTCAATGTGACaacacaattaaaatgaataGAACTCTATGATATATAGTAAAAGCTGGATGGATTTTTATCCTCTGTAGTTTTGAATTGATAACTCATGATACTTTTGTATTATGATTCTCAGGAGGCCCGTAAAGCTCAGCTGGAGAACCATGAAccagaagatgaagaggaagacATGGACATGGATAAAGACTTGCAggattctggtcagatttcttTAATCCACTACGCTTTTTGTATCTGTTACACTTTGGTATTGGTCAGCTTGTCTGCTAAATCATTCAACATTCACACTATGTGATGCTTAAATTGTTTTCTCCAGGTGATGACAAGGACAAGGGCAGTGGCAGTGAGGCAGAGAACTCTGGCAGTGAATCTGAGAGAGAAGATGAAGACCGCGAACAAAGGGGAGACGATGACGAGGAGGACGAGGAcagagggaagaggaggagaaaggcgAGTGGCAGCGGCAGTGAGAGCGGCGAGGAGAGGACCAGAGAGATGCGAGATGAGGAAGAGATCTTCGGCAGTGACGATGACAGCGATGACAATGAGCCCAAGAATTCAGCCAGGAGCAGCGGGGAGGAGGGCAGTGATAGCGAGGATGAAGGGGGCAACCGAAGAGGCAGCAGGAGCCGCAGTGCGTCTCCGGCCCGCAGTGATCGCAGCAGTGACCATTCAGAGACTCGTGCTCAGAGTGGAAGTGGAAGCGAGAGAGGCTCCGACTCCAGTGATGCCAGTGACAGTGAATGAGCTCCATGATGAGGACAGCAGAGCGACTGCCACCTGTCTTATCTGTATGTTCAGCTCCAAACACAACACTGTTGCCCTGCCAGTGAGCCTGATATTAGCTTAGCCTGGGGCTGTAGTTCGTCCATGATTGCAAATGTCAAATTTGTGTGCAGAATACTCTTTGTATTTGGATTGGAGACATCTCTGTTCAGTCCAGTTTTTATTTGTAGATTTAACTCCAACACCAGTAGCTGTTTGTACaccatttctgttttgtttctcagagAGTCAGTCCAGGATCATGTAAAAAATATAACTGAAACTGATAATAAATTGcaggtgacatttttttaacaaatttggCTGTGAAATGTTGTTCTTTTTCCCCCTTGAACAAATTTAGGATTACAATCAGTCTACAAAGTGCAGATAACTAAAATATTTGATTAGTTGATGTTACGTTCAGACTTTTCTGGGAAAAATAGAGGACTGATCATGTCTAAAGTAACTGATTTCAATAGAGAACTGACAAGTGATGCAgtaaatcatttattaataataaaacacacGATAACTGGAAATTAAATTGACAGTCATGTTTCACAAACAAAAATCACTGTACATTATAGTACTGGAGATATAGGCAATACATATTCAGCGAAAAAATGCCAGCTGGTTCTTCAGCCATTCTTCTGTCAAATCATCAGCATTTCTTGTCTCAAAGACCTCACAGAATTAagcagaaaatgtcacattaaaaatcagtataACAGATCACCAAACAAACTGAGACATTAACTCATCAATACTAAAGCTAGTTTGGAATATTACTTGGGTAGAAGTATCCAAGACAAATTGCACATCTAAAGATATGCATAACCCTCTAAACAAGCAGCCAGTAAACTTTGGTTAATAAATTAGGTTTTGCTGCAGATTCAATAACTCCCATTTTAACATAATGACTGTGAGCCTCAAGTTGGAAAAACTGCATGAGAGTAGAGATTTGAGAGACTGAGAAATCAGCATCTTTGtatatttgacagatttttccatAAAATGCGTATCTAAGCAAAATTATACAGTGTATAAATAtcttatgtttttttattatatgaATATTTTAGACTATTCACCAAAGTAGCACTATATGTGATGAAGTATGGGTTCTAATTTTGTGATAATTACCTTTGTGAGCTCTGCAGCTTGGACCAGTCGATTCTTGCTGCCTGCATACATCATCTGCTGCTCTGGCTTGCACCCTATGATCAGGAAATTgtccaataaataaaaaaaatccaataaatgcCACCTCAGTAAATTTTAAGAAGTGGATTTTAGAGGAGGAGGTATCTGTTTCTTTGGTAGTTCAGATACTCTACTAAACAGCACAATGGTTTAATCAAAGTATAAAATTTACTGTCGATTTGAGATACTGTAACTGCTTACCCATGGGACTGGAGAATATGAAGCACAGAGGGTAAGACACTCTCCCATCAGCGTGGACGTATTTGTAGCTGTAGACAATGAACTTGCATGACTGTCAAGGAACTTCAACTTATTCTTTAGAAGTAAAATACAAATGTTattattgcatgtttttgtcatttcagtagATTTTGGAAATGTAGCTTATTGTTAAACTAAAGATTTTTGCTAttcatagcactttcatttagGATATCTGGGTTGTCGCTCTGGAAGTTCTTCTCTCAATGCATCCAGTGAGATGTCCTAGAAGAAAAAGACTGTAAGTGATCTGTAAAGcagaatgagacaaaactaAAGCTAATTACCAAATTTGACTTGCCTCATATTCC is a window of Acanthochromis polyacanthus isolate Apoly-LR-REF ecotype Palm Island chromosome 13, KAUST_Apoly_ChrSc, whole genome shotgun sequence DNA encoding:
- the paf1 gene encoding RNA polymerase II-associated factor 1 homolog, with the translated sequence MAPTIQTQAQREDGHSRPSSHRTVPERSGVVCRVKYCNSLPDIPFDPKFITYPFDQHRFVQYKATSLEKQHKHELLTEPDLGVTIDLINPDTYRIDPNILLDPADEKLLEEDIQAPSSSKRSQQHAKVVPWMRKTEYISTEFNRYGVSNEKVEVKIGVSVKQQFTEEEIYKDRDSQISAIEKTFEDAQKSIAQHYSKPRVTPVEVLPVFPDFKMWINPCAQVIFDSDPAPKDISGPAGVEMMSQAMIRGMMDEEGNQFVAYFLPNEDTLRKRKRDCDEGVDYMPEDLYDYKIAREYNWNVKNKASKGYEENYFFIFRDGDGVYYNELETRVRLSKRRAKAGAQSTTNAVLVCKHRDMNEKELEAQEARKAQLENHEPEDEEEDMDMDKDLQDSGDDKDKGSGSEAENSGSESEREDEDREQRGDDDEEDEDRGKRRRKASGSGSESGEERTREMRDEEEIFGSDDDSDDNEPKNSARSSGEEGSDSEDEGGNRRGSRSRSASPARSDRSSDHSETRAQSGSGSERGSDSSDASDSE
- the gmfg gene encoding glia maturation factor gamma, whose translation is MSSSLVVCEVDESLKEKLKKFRFRKETNNAAILMKIDMEKQLVILEEEYEDISLDALREELPERQPRFIVYSYKYVHADGRVSYPLCFIFSSPMGCKPEQQMMYAGSKNRLVQAAELTKVFETRNADDLTEEWLKNQLAFFR